Proteins from one Gossypium raimondii isolate GPD5lz chromosome 8, ASM2569854v1, whole genome shotgun sequence genomic window:
- the LOC105792838 gene encoding uncharacterized protein LOC105792838 — protein sequence MAASASSSSSSTTTKTIPARKRGWLSNISSISSRIYFFLIFLQIPLFRIPCRSGMCSTPIHVTSSQLIASDIFPVPVVKAILLPGAITNGLAKNWTVPSWDNLLNMYNLTSIKESSALPDLQRLEVLAGSYFCVAGALVGLLKPGRMSMFGTLLVIWGLVKEGIIGKPANTDLTKAVYVYPTMVLALICALSSIKYDVKKVMRTAPARPMAKPLQSSSKSKLK from the exons ATGGCAGCTTcggcatcatcatcatcatcatcaacaacaacaaaaacgaTACCGGCGAGGAAAAGGGGATGGCTCAGCAACATCTCCTCAATTTCATCACGGATTTATTTCTTCCTTATCTTCCTTCAGATCCCACTTTTCAG GATCCCATGCAGATCCGGAATGTGTTCAACTCCAATTCATGTCACATCTTCCCAGTTGATCGCAAGTGACATCTTTCCTGTACCTGTGGTGAAGGCAATCCTTCTTCCCGGAGCCATTACAAATGGCCTTGCCAAGAATTGGACTGTTCCGAGCTGGGACAACTTGTTAAACATGTATAACTTAACTAGTATAAAGGAATCCTCTGCATTACCCGATCTCCAGCGCTTAGAG GTTCTAGCAGGAAGCTACTTTTGTGTGGCAGGAGCACTCGTGGGACTTCTAAAACCCGGAAGAATGAGCATGTTTGGGACACTGCTCGTAATATGGGGTCTCGTCAAGGAAGGGATCATAGGAAAACCGGCAAATACCGATCTTACAAAAGCTGTATACGTATATCCAACAATGGTGCTTGCACTAATTTGTGCCTTGTCATCGATCAAGTACGACGTAAAGAAAGTTATGAGAACTGCCCCTGCACGACCAATGGCAAAGCCTCTTCAGAGCTCTTCCAAATCTAAGCTGAAATAa